The proteins below come from a single Tissierella sp. MB52-C2 genomic window:
- the fliM gene encoding flagellar motor switch protein FliM — MSEILSQSEIDALLNALSSGEVDVKEIQEVDNTKRAKKYDFKNPQKISKEQLRTLEVIHENFGRYLQTFLTGYLRAPAKTEILTVDQFAYSEYSNALSNPAFLNIIDFHPLKGQILIDISPNIIYTIIDRLLGGDGSENQEVRSFTEIELSLLKKMMQKIVNDIKEAWSNVIELNPMLEKIETNPQFAQIVPHNETIALITMNIEIGLIEGMMNICIPYILLEPILDKLNTRYWFATSTKEHSEKDLDLIKTRILQTGIPVIAELGNTTISVKDILNLSYGDVIKLPNTEHNMVSIRVGSNIKFKGEIGVINKKMAVKITEVVKDGEMVNDH, encoded by the coding sequence TTGTCTGAAATACTGTCACAATCTGAAATTGATGCCCTACTTAATGCTCTTAGCTCTGGTGAAGTAGACGTTAAGGAAATTCAAGAAGTTGACAATACAAAGAGAGCAAAGAAGTATGATTTTAAAAATCCCCAAAAGATATCTAAAGAGCAGTTAAGAACCTTAGAAGTTATACATGAGAACTTTGGAAGATATCTACAAACTTTTTTAACGGGATATTTAAGAGCTCCAGCAAAGACAGAGATTTTAACTGTAGACCAATTCGCCTATAGTGAATATAGTAACGCATTATCTAATCCAGCATTTTTAAATATAATAGATTTTCATCCTTTAAAAGGACAAATACTTATAGATATTTCCCCTAATATAATCTACACGATAATAGATAGATTACTGGGTGGAGATGGATCTGAAAATCAAGAAGTTAGATCTTTTACTGAAATTGAGCTATCTCTTTTAAAGAAAATGATGCAGAAGATAGTAAATGATATTAAGGAAGCATGGAGTAATGTAATAGAACTAAATCCAATGTTGGAAAAGATTGAAACAAACCCACAGTTTGCACAAATAGTTCCGCACAATGAAACAATCGCACTAATAACTATGAATATAGAGATTGGGCTTATAGAAGGAATGATGAATATATGTATTCCATATATACTATTGGAGCCAATATTAGATAAGTTAAATACAAGATATTGGTTTGCGACGTCTACTAAGGAACATTCAGAGAAGGATCTAGATCTTATTAAAACTAGAATACTTCAAACAGGCATTCCAGTAATAGCGGAACTAGGGAATACAACCATATCTGTAAAAGATATATTAAACTTATCCTATGGAGATGTTATTAAACTACCAAATACCGAGCATAATATGGTATCCATAAGAGTAGGAAGTAATATTAAATTTAAGGGTGAAATAGGTGTAATAAATAAAAAAATGGCTGTGAAAATAACTGAAGTTGTAAAGGATGGTGAAATGGTAAATGACCACTGA
- the fliL gene encoding flagellar basal body-associated FliL family protein — MSKNTILIIIIILLLSLIAGIGVGIFFFSSRTTTTAKNLKTYSLTLDDMYCNIKDSKKILKLKFTLETTSKKTLENLTEKQFLIRDEANKIIRNLTDEDLKGKEGQINLQSQLKENIIELFNDESITNIYFDDFIIQ, encoded by the coding sequence ATGTCGAAAAACACTATTTTAATAATAATTATTATTTTACTTTTATCATTGATTGCTGGTATAGGCGTAGGTATATTTTTCTTTTCAAGTAGAACTACAACTACTGCAAAGAATTTAAAGACCTATTCTTTAACATTAGACGATATGTATTGTAATATCAAGGATAGTAAGAAAATATTGAAATTGAAATTCACGCTAGAAACCACTAGTAAGAAAACTCTTGAGAACTTAACTGAGAAGCAATTCCTCATTAGAGATGAAGCGAATAAGATTATAAGAAACTTAACAGATGAAGATCTGAAGGGAAAAGAAGGGCAAATTAATTTACAAAGTCAATTAAAAGAAAATATTATAGAGTTATTTAATGATGAAAGTATAACTAATATATATTTTGATGATTTTATAATTCAATAA
- a CDS encoding flagellar motor protein MotB: protein MARQRRREEPSGGSPEWLTTYSDLVTLLLCFFILLFSFSSVDSEKFQSIMASFQGGTGVLSGGTILDFPMEFPEDNLEAELVEMLKDLEEYAETLNLGEKITIKPEERGIVIRFMDNIFFDSGSAEIKKESLEILKTVAEVLNREEFSTRHIKVEGHTDSDQIVKVSKFPTNWELSSARATNVLRYLVETENIEGNRISSSGYSYYRGVAPNDTPENKAKNRRVDIVILNDAYIELEP from the coding sequence GTGGCTAGGCAGAGAAGACGGGAAGAACCAAGTGGAGGCTCACCTGAATGGCTAACTACTTATAGTGATTTAGTTACACTTCTATTATGTTTCTTTATTCTCCTATTTTCTTTTTCCTCAGTAGATTCTGAAAAGTTTCAAAGTATAATGGCCAGCTTTCAAGGTGGCACTGGGGTATTAAGTGGTGGAACTATTTTAGACTTTCCCATGGAATTTCCCGAAGATAATCTAGAGGCTGAACTTGTTGAGATGTTAAAGGACTTAGAAGAATATGCAGAAACTTTAAATCTAGGAGAAAAAATTACTATTAAACCTGAAGAAAGAGGAATTGTCATTAGATTTATGGACAATATATTCTTTGATTCGGGTAGTGCAGAGATTAAAAAAGAATCTTTGGAGATTTTAAAAACAGTGGCAGAAGTTTTAAATCGAGAAGAGTTTTCCACAAGGCATATTAAAGTAGAAGGGCACACAGACTCTGATCAAATTGTAAAGGTGTCAAAATTTCCTACTAACTGGGAATTATCATCTGCCAGGGCAACTAATGTATTAAGATACTTAGTTGAAACTGAAAATATAGAAGGAAATAGAATATCATCTTCAGGATATAGTTATTATAGAGGGGTTGCACCAAATGACACTCCTGAGAATAAGGCTAAAAACAGAAGAGTAGATATTGTAATATTAAATGATGCTTATATAGAATTAGAACCGTAG
- a CDS encoding MotA/TolQ/ExbB proton channel family protein: MDITTILGLFLGIGFTVWGILQSGSLLDFWDFASVVIVLGGTVAATLLAYPLKEISTIGKVFQKAFLHKATSANEIIDDIINLANVARKEGLLSLEEYASKLDDDFLQKGIMLIVDGTDPDLVRNILETELMFLEDRHTQGQGILESMGAFAPAFGMLGTLIGLINMLQKMEDPKSIGPNMSVALITTFYGSALANIIFLPLAQKLKVRSKSEVLIKELMIEGLLSIQAGENPRIIEEKLKTFIPPEMRKSMEKELGREEA, translated from the coding sequence TTGGATATTACGACAATTTTAGGATTATTTCTAGGTATTGGATTTACTGTTTGGGGAATCTTACAATCTGGTAGTTTATTGGATTTCTGGGATTTTGCTTCAGTAGTTATCGTATTAGGTGGTACTGTAGCTGCTACACTTTTAGCCTACCCATTAAAGGAAATATCTACCATAGGAAAGGTATTTCAAAAAGCCTTCTTGCATAAAGCAACATCAGCTAATGAAATAATTGATGATATAATCAACCTTGCTAATGTGGCTAGAAAAGAAGGACTACTTTCCTTAGAAGAATATGCTTCTAAATTAGATGATGATTTTTTACAAAAGGGTATTATGTTAATTGTGGATGGGACTGACCCTGATCTTGTTAGAAATATCCTAGAGACAGAGCTTATGTTTTTAGAAGATAGGCACACTCAAGGACAAGGTATCCTTGAGTCTATGGGAGCCTTTGCTCCTGCATTTGGTATGCTTGGTACATTAATAGGACTTATTAATATGCTTCAGAAAATGGAAGATCCAAAATCCATAGGTCCTAATATGTCTGTTGCTTTAATAACAACATTTTATGGATCTGCATTAGCAAATATTATTTTCTTACCCCTGGCACAAAAATTAAAGGTAAGAAGTAAATCAGAAGTTCTAATTAAGGAACTAATGATAGAAGGACTACTTTCCATACAGGCAGGAGAAAATCCAAGAATAATTGAGGAAAAGCTTAAGACTTTTATACCACCTGAAATGAGAAAGTCTATGGAAAAGGAATTAGGAAGGGAGGAAGCATAG
- a CDS encoding flagellar FlbD family protein has product MIKVKRLNNKEFVVNSELILFIEATPDTVITLTNGQKIVVSDSVEDVMDKVIKYKGKIHSFEGR; this is encoded by the coding sequence ATGATAAAAGTAAAAAGGTTAAATAATAAGGAATTTGTAGTAAATAGTGAACTTATACTTTTTATTGAAGCAACACCGGATACTGTTATTACTCTTACTAATGGACAAAAGATTGTAGTATCAGATTCTGTAGAAGATGTAATGGATAAAGTAATTAAATATAAAGGAAAGATACATAGCTTCGAAGGAAGATAA
- a CDS encoding flagellar hook protein FlgE codes for MMRSMYSAVSGLRVHQGKMDTIGNNIANVNTVGFKRGQVTFQEVFSQVVGGASAPQGGKGGTNPQQIGMGVTTGSINTIHTQGPGQRTDNATDLMIEGEGFFVITSDPNLNNKYYTRAGNFTLDAAGNLVTANGDKVLGYGVDNEGNVTSDITNIRINMSETQAPTATKDVIFKGNLDSRAEEGDKELIDTVIHDSLGNSYKVTFEFIKDNGNGWDYKVKRVTDLSNNNYVDADDHGGALAGVTLAGTGVGKLTFNNNGKLTTAITDDITFKISDTIEFTHNKEGKVIVDDPGSATPTPTPVPKTSGTFETIVLFDPENEETTKNITQYANEMNLKPYPQNGNVSGTLEGFTIDSKGIVLGIFSNDEKKVLGQLMLAKFDNPMGLQKLGGNNFIDTRNSGQPQLGKASTGGLGAIRSGNLEMSNVDISLEFTEMITTQRGFQANSRIITTSDEMLQELVNMKR; via the coding sequence ATGATGAGATCAATGTACTCGGCCGTATCAGGTCTGAGGGTACACCAAGGCAAAATGGATACCATAGGTAATAATATAGCCAATGTAAATACAGTTGGATTTAAAAGAGGACAAGTTACTTTTCAAGAAGTATTTAGTCAAGTGGTAGGAGGAGCTTCTGCACCACAAGGAGGAAAAGGAGGTACAAACCCTCAACAAATAGGTATGGGAGTAACTACAGGGTCGATTAATACTATTCACACTCAAGGTCCAGGACAAAGAACAGACAACGCAACAGACCTTATGATAGAAGGAGAAGGCTTCTTCGTAATAACTTCAGACCCCAATTTAAATAATAAATACTATACAAGAGCTGGAAACTTTACTTTAGATGCAGCTGGAAATCTAGTTACAGCTAATGGAGACAAAGTGTTAGGATATGGAGTAGATAATGAAGGAAATGTTACTTCAGATATAACTAATATTAGAATAAATATGTCAGAGACTCAAGCGCCTACTGCCACAAAGGATGTAATATTTAAAGGCAATTTAGATAGTAGAGCAGAAGAGGGAGATAAGGAATTAATTGATACAGTTATCCATGATTCCCTTGGGAACTCATATAAAGTGACTTTTGAGTTTATTAAAGATAATGGTAATGGATGGGATTATAAAGTTAAAAGAGTGACGGATTTATCTAATAATAATTATGTAGATGCAGACGATCATGGTGGAGCTCTAGCTGGTGTTACCCTAGCTGGAACAGGAGTTGGAAAATTAACTTTTAATAATAATGGTAAGTTAACAACTGCCATAACTGATGACATTACTTTTAAGATTAGTGATACTATTGAGTTTACTCATAATAAGGAAGGAAAAGTAATAGTGGATGATCCTGGATCAGCAACTCCAACTCCAACTCCAGTTCCAAAAACCTCTGGTACATTTGAAACTATAGTTTTATTCGATCCAGAAAATGAAGAAACTACTAAAAATATAACTCAATATGCCAATGAAATGAACTTAAAGCCTTATCCCCAAAATGGTAATGTTTCAGGAACTTTAGAAGGATTTACTATTGATTCCAAAGGTATAGTTTTGGGAATATTCAGCAATGATGAGAAGAAGGTTTTAGGACAATTAATGCTTGCTAAGTTTGATAATCCTATGGGATTACAAAAACTAGGAGGTAATAACTTTATAGACACAAGAAACTCAGGACAGCCACAATTAGGTAAGGCAAGTACAGGTGGACTTGGAGCCATAAGATCAGGTAATCTTGAGATGTCTAACGTAGATATTTCTCTTGAGTTTACTGAAATGATAACTACTCAAAGAGGATTCCAAGCAAATTCAAGAATTATTACAACTTCAGATGAGATGTTACAAGAGCTTGTTAATATGAAGAGATAA
- a CDS encoding TIGR02530 family flagellar biosynthesis protein encodes MSKIDIRQLENRLITSSKPTERKQMNSNKSFNHILEKIQNKETEIKFSKHATERLNSRDMSLSSDEINRLQEAFHKAEMKGVNDALILMDDKAFIANINNKVIITTVNKEQLKDNIFTNIDGAVII; translated from the coding sequence ATGAGTAAAATAGATATTAGACAACTTGAAAACCGATTAATTACTTCATCAAAACCTACTGAAAGAAAACAAATGAATTCTAATAAGAGTTTTAACCATATACTGGAGAAAATTCAAAATAAAGAAACAGAAATTAAGTTTTCAAAACATGCAACAGAAAGATTGAACAGTAGGGATATGAGTTTAAGTTCAGATGAAATAAATAGATTACAAGAAGCTTTTCATAAAGCAGAGATGAAAGGTGTAAATGATGCTTTAATACTAATGGATGATAAAGCTTTTATAGCAAATATCAATAATAAAGTAATAATTACAACAGTTAATAAAGAGCAACTAAAAGATAATATATTTACTAATATTGATGGAGCAGTAATAATATAA
- a CDS encoding flagellar hook capping FlgD N-terminal domain-containing protein: MRTNNDYQEYIYKFGQQNNTPTEDKKTNDLDKDAFLRLLTTQLSHQDPLNPMEDREFIAQLAQFSALEQMQNLNENVQDMAEEILDGMDMMNLNQIQANVEILKEITNIRKAMEAYLGEIPGDKEPVDGSEDENGKEQEDNTIDD, translated from the coding sequence ATGAGAACAAATAATGATTATCAAGAATATATTTATAAATTTGGACAACAAAACAATACTCCAACAGAAGATAAAAAAACCAATGATTTAGATAAAGATGCATTTTTAAGGTTGTTGACTACTCAGCTATCTCACCAAGATCCTCTTAATCCTATGGAGGATAGAGAATTTATTGCACAATTAGCACAGTTTAGTGCCCTTGAGCAAATGCAAAACTTAAATGAAAATGTGCAAGATATGGCAGAGGAAATATTAGATGGAATGGATATGATGAATTTAAATCAGATTCAAGCTAATGTTGAGATACTGAAGGAAATCACCAATATAAGAAAAGCGATGGAAGCATATTTAGGAGAGATACCTGGAGATAAAGAACCTGTTGATGGTTCAGAAGACGAAAATGGGAAAGAACAAGAAGATAACACAATAGATGATTAA